TGCTCGCTTTCTTCGGTACCATGGTGGTGCAATTTGTCGGCGGTGCGCGATTACTGCAAACCGTGACAGGTTTATCCTATATGCATGGCTTGATGATCTTTGCGATCACTGTCGGCCTCTACACCACAATAGGTGGCTTTAGAGCGGTAGTCATGACAGATACCCTGCAAGGTTTGATAATGATCATCGGTACTATCGCCCTGCTGGTCGGGATCGTCCATGCTGGCGGCAGTGTAGGTGCTTTGGTGACCAAGTTACACGATATTGATCCAGCATTGATCACTCCGTACGGCCCAAATCACTTCCTTAGCCAACCCTTTATGCTGAGCTTTTGGATTTTAGTCTGTTTTGGTGTGATCGGTCTGCCTCATGCCGCAGTTCGTTGTATGTCTTACAAAGACAGTAACTCACTGCACAAAGGCATGGTGCTGAGTACCATCATGGTGGCACTACTGATGTTTGGTATGCACTTAGCAGGGGCATTAGGCCGAGCTATCGTGCCAGATATCGCAAGCCCCGATCAGATCATGCCAACCTTAATGGTCACCGTACTACCGCCAGTGGTTGCTGGGATCTTCTTAGCTGGTCCAATGGCAGCGATCATGTCGACCATCGATTCACAGTTGATCCAAGCCTCTGCAACACTATTAAAAGATTTATATATCAACTATATCAATCCAAGCATTGCGACTAACGAACACGCTGAAAAACGCCTGCCTAAGTTATCACTGTGGGTTACCGGTATTTTCTCTGGCTTAGTATTTATCGCTGCGATGAATCCGCCCGATATGATCATCTGGCTGAACCTATTAGCCTTTGGTAGCTTACAAGCAGTATTTCTCTGGCCG
The sequence above is a segment of the Photobacterium leiognathi genome. Coding sequences within it:
- the panF gene encoding sodium/pantothenate symporter translates to MNSQLIIPIVLYLAAVFAMALYTRRFQGKGNFLTEYLVGGRSMGGFVLAMTLAATYASASTFIGGPGAAYKMGLGWVLLAMIQLPAAWLTLGVLGKKFAIEARRHNALTLNDILYARYKNRGVVIFASLSLLLAFFGTMVVQFVGGARLLQTVTGLSYMHGLMIFAITVGLYTTIGGFRAVVMTDTLQGLIMIIGTIALLVGIVHAGGSVGALVTKLHDIDPALITPYGPNHFLSQPFMLSFWILVCFGVIGLPHAAVRCMSYKDSNSLHKGMVLSTIMVALLMFGMHLAGALGRAIVPDIASPDQIMPTLMVTVLPPVVAGIFLAGPMAAIMSTIDSQLIQASATLLKDLYINYINPSIATNEHAEKRLPKLSLWVTGIFSGLVFIAAMNPPDMIIWLNLLAFGSLQAVFLWPLVLGLYWKKASATGAFASMVVGLSSYIILSFSKPDMNGVHAIVPTLILGLLAFIIGSYAKPTKVETPQLSD